Genomic DNA from uncultured Acetobacterium sp.:
CGATATTTGAAGTACCCTGTTTCGTCCTATTCCGGTGGGGTAAAAAGACGGCTCGATATTGCGCTCAATATGATGTCAAACCCAAAAGTGCTATTTTTGGACGAGCCGACCGTTGGGATGGACGTTCAATCCCGCATGGCGATGTGGGATATGGTGAAAAAAATCAGAAACGATTTTGGAACCACGATTTTCTTGACAACCCACTACTTAGAGGAAGCCGACCAGTTAAGCGATACCATCTGCATTATGAAAAATGGGAAAGAGATACTTCAAGGTACGCCTCATGCTCTCCGAGAATACTTGCGACAGGATATGCTGAAAATCAGCTTTGTATCAAAAGAAGAAGCCAAAAGCTGTTTTGAACCGTTAAAAAGCTTTGTTAATCTGAAAGAATCGGATTTACGCCATGATAGAATTATTGCCAGTTTAAAAAACGGGCGTTACGATTTAAAAAAAGTTAATTGCTGGTTGTTGGAGCATGATATTCCTTTTGGGGGCATAGAAATTATGCAGCCTACCTTGGAAGATGTTTTTATCAAGCTAACTGGCGAAGATCGAAAGGCGGTCAATTGATGGGAGTTTTTACTCTACTCCAGCGCAATGTTAAATGGCGCTTCCATAATGCATTCACCATTATAATGACAATTTTACAACCTA
This window encodes:
- a CDS encoding ABC transporter ATP-binding protein, whose translation is MNAICVKDLVKKYRNGVQALDGLTLTVNEGEIFSLLGQNGAGKSTLINVLTTYLRPSSGSVIMFGKDVYREAAAIRTKISCVAQRTSIDTHLSLTENMMFQSKLYKVPKPEAQKRIETLIFCFGLERYLKYPVSSYSGGVKRRLDIALNMMSNPKVLFLDEPTVGMDVQSRMAMWDMVKKIRNDFGTTIFLTTHYLEEADQLSDTICIMKNGKEILQGTPHALREYLRQDMLKISFVSKEEAKSCFEPLKSFVNLKESDLRHDRIIASLKNGRYDLKKVNCWLLEHDIPFGGIEIMQPTLEDVFIKLTGEDRKAVN